In Ammospiza caudacuta isolate bAmmCau1 chromosome 2, bAmmCau1.pri, whole genome shotgun sequence, a genomic segment contains:
- the LOC131554559 gene encoding olfactory receptor 10AC1-like, protein MPCEGCMERDNVSSGATMEFILLGFSELLHLRVLLFFTFLIVHLVTLAGNMMIFIAVVMEPSRPPMLFFLGQLSAVELCYTLVIVPKALLSLAVGGSPISMPGCAAQMHFFVALGGAECFLLAAMAYDRYMAVCQPLRYAALMGEGLCLRLALACALGAFPVALGLTMAVFHLPFCQPRRIDHFFCDVPAVLRLACAQGYAAELALLAACVLLLLLPFLLILASYLCIAVALLGVTSPVGRGKAFSTCISHLAITLLHYGCATFIYIRPKSSYSPSRDKVVSLVYTNVTPLMYPLIYSLRNKEIRGILRKMLRRKKIGELGYYQSCDVCVW, encoded by the coding sequence ATGCCATGCGAAGGCTGCATGGAGAGGGACAATGTGAGCAGTGGTGCAACCATGGAGTTCATCCTGCTCGGCTTCTCTGAGCTGCTCCATCTGCGGGTCCTGCTCTTCTTTACCTTCCTCATTGTTCATTTGGTCACACTGGCAGGGAATATGATGATCTTCATAGCGGTGGTGATGGAGCCCTCACGTCCCCCCATGCTTTTCTTCCTCGGCCAACTCTctgctgtggagctgtgctACACTTTAGTCATCGTGCCCAAGGCgctgctcagcctggcagtGGGTGGCAGCCCCATCTCCATGCCGGGCTGCGCCGCACAGATGCACTTCTTCGTGGCCCTTGGCGGCGCCGAGTGCTTCCTGCTGGCAGCCATGGCCTACGACCGCTACATGGCCGTCTGCCAGCCCCTGCGCTACGCGGCCCTCATGGGCGAGGGGCTGTGCCTGCGCCTGGCTCTGGCCTGCGCCCTGGGAGCCTTCCCTGTGGCCCTGGGCCTGACGATGGCCGTGTTCCACCTGCCCTTCTGTCAGCCCCGCCGCATCGACCACTTCTTCTGCGACGTGCCCGCCGTGCTGCGCCTGGCCTGCGCGCAGGGCTACGCTgcagagctggccctgctggcgGCCTGcgtgctcctcctgctgctccccttccTGCTGATCCTGGCCTCGTACCTCTGCATTGCTGTGGCCCTGTTAGGTGTCACCTCCCCGGTGGGAAGGGGCAAGGCCTTTTCCACCTGCATTTCGCACCTGGCCATCACCTTACTGCACTATGGCTGTGCCACCTTCATCTATATTCGTCCCAAGTCCAGTTACTCACCGTCTCGGGACAAGGTGGTGTCTCTGGTCTACACCAACGTTACTCCTTTAATGTATCCCCTCATTTATAGCCTGAGGAACAAGGAAATCAGAGGGATCCTCAGGAAAATgctgaggagaaagaaaataggTGAACTGGGATACTATCAGAGTtgtgatgtgtgtgtgtggtaa